Below is a genomic region from Paraburkholderia sp. BL23I1N1.
GCGGAGCGGCCACTGACGTAGAGCTCCCCCTTGGGCAGCGAATGATCGCCTAGGGCCGTTATTCGCGGCTTTGTGACGATCGACAGGGTAGAGCGACACCGGTTTCGGTTAATTCGATCTCCCTCAAGTTCGCCCTCATGCATCGTCTTCAAGTTTCCGGAGCGCCTAACCATTTGCGGAGCGCCTGTTCGATCAGTTTCACACCGGGAGGGACGGTGTTCTGCGCAGAGGTAATGAAGAGCATATGGCCGGTCGAAAACGGCGGTGCTGTCTGGATCGCCCGGATCCTTGAACGATCCGCATAGTGCCGCACTGCGCACTCTGGCGCGACAGTAATGAAATGGCTGCCGGCAACGAGTGGCAAGCTCGTATGAAAGGAAATCGATTCGATATGACAGACGGGAGGAATCAGGCCGACATCAAGGAAGTGCTGATCAAATACGCGACGCGTGTACGAGGACGGAGGCGGCAGTATCCAGTCGCCGTCCTGCAACGCGGACAACGGTACTTTGTCGCCATGAACGAGCGGATGGTCAAGCGAGGCGACTGCGACGATTCGTTCGGCCCAAAGCGGCTTTACGTTGAAGCGTGCAATCGATTGGGCGGCCTCGCGCGATTCGAGGCGGCCAATCACGCAGTCCAGTTCTCCGGCGAGCAATAGCTCCAGCAGGTTGTCTACCGTCGCCTCGCGCAGGATCAGCCGGGGCAGGTTTTGCTGCGTGGCAAGGCTAGCAACCACGTGGGGCATGGCTTCGACGCCAACGAGAGGCAACATGCCGACCCGAACCAACGGCTCTTCCGGCCGCACAGCGAGCGCCGCGCGAGCCGCATCAAGCTCACCTAGCGCGACGCGCAGTCGGTCAAGCGCATGTGAGCCCGCGCGGCTCAGATGGCCGCCGCGTGTGTTGCGCTCGATCAGATTGCAGCCGAATGCGCTTTCGAGCTCCTGAAGCATCTTCGTCGCCCCAGGTTGACTGATGCCCAGTTCCTGCGCTGCTGCACTGAGCGATCCGGTGTTCGCCACGAGTTCCAGCAGACGCAGGTGGCGGATGCGCAAGCGATCGATACGTGACGCCAGTTGGCGACTGGTGAGCACCTCTGACGAAGCGCGGGACATTTCAGTCATATCAATTCGTGAAGAGTGTTTTCGAAATTGATAATTGTCTGCTATGGCCGACGTAGGCACAATCAGCATCAACCTGA
It encodes:
- a CDS encoding LysR substrate-binding domain-containing protein, producing MTEMSRASSEVLTSRQLASRIDRLRIRHLRLLELVANTGSLSAAAQELGISQPGATKMLQELESAFGCNLIERNTRGGHLSRAGSHALDRLRVALGELDAARAALAVRPEEPLVRVGMLPLVGVEAMPHVVASLATQQNLPRLILREATVDNLLELLLAGELDCVIGRLESREAAQSIARFNVKPLWAERIVAVASLDHPLVHGDKVPLSALQDGDWILPPPSSYTRRVFDQHFLDVGLIPPVCHIESISFHTSLPLVAGSHFITVAPECAVRHYADRSRIRAIQTAPPFSTGHMLFITSAQNTVPPGVKLIEQALRKWLGAPET